In Candidatus Falkowbacteria bacterium, a genomic segment contains:
- a CDS encoding ribosome-binding factor A: protein MARMEQVNALLQQELAFLITQYVPLKGGLVTVVWVDCTHDLREATVAVSVLPEKFAGTVLGQLRQKSGIFASHLRKRIKMKRLPSFRWQLDTTESNAAVLEDIFQSL from the coding sequence ATGGCTCGTATGGAACAAGTAAATGCCTTACTCCAACAGGAGTTGGCTTTTTTAATAACTCAGTATGTTCCCTTAAAAGGTGGACTAGTGACTGTGGTTTGGGTTGACTGCACACATGATTTACGCGAGGCCACAGTCGCCGTTTCGGTTTTACCAGAAAAATTTGCTGGCACTGTTCTTGGACAACTTCGTCAAAAATCAGGAATCTTTGCTTCGCACTTACGTAAGCGAATTAAAATGAAACGGTTACCTTCCTTTCGTTGGCAACTTGATACCACTGAAAGTAATGCTGCAGTTCTTGAAGATATTTTTCAATCGTTGTGA